A single window of Drosophila suzukii chromosome 3, CBGP_Dsuzu_IsoJpt1.0, whole genome shotgun sequence DNA harbors:
- the beat-Va gene encoding uncharacterized protein beat-Va has translation MDYGWLMFLFIALLIDYPIAYALFVTDISVPEIVDFRDNVTLSCSYDMRGHTLNSVKWYKDHEEFFRYSPLTSPIYMTFGVPGLQVLDGKYLCNESSCRLDLSLQGAKSTGLYKCEVSGDAPHFKLADKADNMTVAALPQIDPLIESFNSMYRMEEFLSATCSSDYSSLPTRLTWYINGEQPLLGELHPTTDTSIAAHDYVLRRQRLQVHFYLQGQRFFQAGKILELKCVAEIENYPELRREKTLSASLSQFDNFNNQMPLRHANANSGAAQRSSLCGRTSLISAILAAILLTRCLRRPS, from the exons ATGGATTACGGCTGGCTGATGTTTCTGTTCATCGCACTTTTAATTG ATTACCCAATTGCATATGCCTTGTTTGTAACGGATATTAGTGTGCCCGAGATTGTGGATTTCCGGGACAATGTGACCTTATCCTGCAGCTACGATATGCGTGGTCACACGCTAAACTCGGTTAAGTGGTACAAGGATCACGAGGAGTTCTTCAG ATATTCCCCTCTGACGAGTCCGATTTACATGACATTCGGAGTACCAGGTCTGCAAGTGCTGGACGGGAAGTACCTATGCAACGAATCGAGTTGCAGGCTGGACTTGAGTTTACAGGGTGCTAAGTCCACGGGACTCTATAAGTGCGAAGTAAGCGGCGATGCTCCTCATTTTAAACTGGCGGATAAGGCGGACAACATGACGGTGGCAG CTTTGCCCCAGATCGATCCGCTCATCGAGAGTTTCAATTCGATGTACCGCATGGAGGAGTTCCTCAGCGCCACCTGCTCCTCCGATTATTCCAGTCTGCCAACACGGCTCACCTGGTACATCAATGGCGAACAG CCTCTGCTGGGTGAACTGCATCCCACAACCGACACCAGCATTGCGGCCCACGACTATGTTCTGCGACGCCAGCGACTTCAGGTGCACTTTTATTTGCAAGGACAGCGCTTTTTCCAGGCCGGGAAAATCCTGGAGCTCAAATGCGTAGCGGAAATTGAGAATTATCCGGAGCTGAGGCGCGAGAAGACACTCAGTGCGTCGCTTTCGCAGTTCGACAATTTCAACAATCAAATGCCGCTGAGACATGCGAATGCAA ACTCTGGTGCGGCACAAAGGAGCAGTCTCTGCGGCAGGACATCACTAATTTCCGCCATCCTGGCGGCAATTCTATTAACTCGCTGTTTGCGACGCCCTTCATGA